A window of the Candidatus Poribacteria bacterium genome harbors these coding sequences:
- a CDS encoding sugar ABC transporter substrate-binding protein, whose product MKAKGFKFISAGLLMLVALTLSGYAKEDVTLTIMWADWEPAHLLLKLAKDFTKETEIKVRGNFVPWPQYHDKMFTEFASHRTSFDLCLPDSQWIGEAVEGGHLLDLTDWIKEKVDLTNYPDMVMRSYGEYPDGSGRYYGVPGLLDFVLFAYRKDLFDDPKEKAAFKEKYGYELGVPETWEQVRDIAEFFTRPDKNLYGIALWQAPLATAGLVDEFLGLFWSKGGRLWSGRKEKKVVGYLNDEAGYEAAKLWAELYKYHPKGAANYSVSEVLTAMQQGLVAMIATYAAFYPALLDPEKSLYYDKIGFFTSPAGIDPSGRKHHYVQLGGQGMSISAYTPYKEECKKFLEWWLREDTQWKFAEAGQITPDKRVVENDEFLKLAPINRVVRESLPLLRDFWEIPEYNEMAEYMSRKLNQVCLGQITPKEAMDDIARKHEEILRARGYY is encoded by the coding sequence ATGAAGGCAAAAGGGTTCAAGTTCATCTCAGCGGGCCTCCTCATGCTGGTGGCCCTTACCCTTTCCGGATATGCCAAGGAGGATGTCACTCTCACCATAATGTGGGCCGATTGGGAACCGGCTCATCTGCTTTTGAAACTGGCCAAGGATTTCACCAAGGAGACAGAGATCAAGGTTAGGGGCAACTTCGTCCCATGGCCACAGTATCACGATAAGATGTTCACCGAGTTCGCATCACACAGAACCAGCTTCGATCTCTGTCTGCCCGATAGCCAGTGGATCGGCGAGGCGGTGGAGGGAGGACATCTGCTGGATCTGACGGATTGGATCAAGGAGAAGGTGGACCTGACCAACTATCCGGATATGGTGATGCGCTCCTACGGCGAGTATCCGGACGGATCGGGGAGATACTACGGCGTTCCAGGGCTGCTCGACTTCGTCCTGTTCGCCTACAGGAAAGATCTGTTCGATGATCCGAAGGAGAAGGCGGCGTTTAAGGAGAAGTACGGCTATGAGCTGGGAGTGCCCGAAACCTGGGAGCAGGTCAGGGACATAGCCGAGTTCTTCACCAGACCGGATAAAAACCTGTATGGGATAGCGCTCTGGCAGGCACCACTTGCTACCGCAGGTCTGGTGGACGAATTCCTAGGGCTTTTCTGGTCTAAGGGCGGTAGGCTCTGGAGCGGAAGGAAGGAGAAAAAGGTGGTGGGATATCTGAACGATGAGGCGGGATATGAAGCGGCTAAACTCTGGGCCGAGCTCTATAAATACCACCCCAAGGGCGCAGCTAATTACAGCGTCAGCGAGGTACTGACCGCCATGCAACAGGGATTGGTGGCCATGATCGCAACTTATGCCGCTTTCTACCCCGCCCTGCTGGACCCCGAAAAGAGTCTATACTACGATAAGATCGGATTTTTCACATCCCCGGCCGGGATCGATCCCTCAGGCAGAAAACACCATTACGTTCAGCTCGGCGGTCAGGGGATGTCCATCTCGGCATATACCCCTTATAAGGAGGAGTGCAAGAAATTCCTGGAGTGGTGGCTCAGAGAGGATACCCAGTGGAAGTTCGCCGAGGCGGGCCAGATAACACCCGATAAACGAGTGGTCGAGAATGATGAGTTCCTGAAGCTAGCCCCTATAAACAGGGTCGTGCGTGAAAGCCTGCCGTTGCTCAGGGACTTCTGGGAGATACCGGAGTATAACGAGATGGCCGAGTACATGTCCAGAAAGCTGAATCAGGTCTGCCTGGGACAGATCACTCCCAAGGAGGCGATGGACGATATAGCGAGAAAACACGAGGAGATCCTGAGGGCGAGAGGATACTATTGA
- a CDS encoding extracellular solute-binding protein translates to MKLRKLIVLSLTLAMITSLGCGGKGKEGKVKADLVIISPHPETIKVEFTNAFKRWYKEKFGREVNIEWLDQGGTSDDLRYVRSEFQRNPQGIGIDIFFGGGTSPFLVMAEEGLLQPYKLPNEILSRIPQNVHGVPIYDPQYRWYGAVLSGFGIMVNKIVVSRMNLPKVERWEDLGDPGLLDQVSAADPRKSGSAHMMFELILQSTGWQKGWEIITRLGGNARTFTTGSNEAVKDVSTGQAAYALAIDFYAYTQMNAVGEDKIGYIVPKGCVVYNADSIAILKGAPHLDLAQKFVQFVMSERGQKLWMLKPGDPEGPEKFSLFRSSVIPSLYDELAGRTVIRINPFKTESIFQYDAEKGGIRWTLVNDLIGAMIIDTHDELVQAWKAIIKGGMREKALEELVRCPITEDEAMKLAREKWKDQAFRNTKITEWTNFAREKYAKAQKLAETP, encoded by the coding sequence ATGAAGCTCAGAAAACTGATAGTTCTATCCTTGACCCTCGCTATGATAACGTCCCTGGGATGCGGGGGTAAAGGGAAAGAGGGGAAGGTCAAAGCCGATCTGGTTATCATCTCACCGCATCCCGAAACCATAAAGGTGGAGTTCACAAACGCTTTTAAGAGATGGTATAAGGAGAAGTTCGGCAGGGAAGTGAACATAGAATGGCTCGACCAGGGAGGAACCTCGGACGACCTCAGATACGTCAGATCGGAATTTCAGAGAAACCCTCAGGGTATAGGCATAGATATCTTCTTCGGCGGAGGCACCTCGCCCTTTCTGGTGATGGCCGAGGAGGGATTGCTGCAACCCTATAAGCTCCCGAACGAGATTTTATCCAGGATCCCACAGAACGTGCATGGCGTGCCGATATACGATCCCCAATACCGATGGTATGGCGCTGTGCTTTCAGGGTTCGGGATAATGGTCAATAAGATCGTCGTCTCACGCATGAACCTCCCGAAGGTGGAGAGATGGGAGGATCTGGGTGATCCCGGACTTCTCGACCAGGTCTCGGCAGCCGATCCGCGTAAAAGCGGCAGCGCTCATATGATGTTCGAGCTTATCCTCCAGAGCACCGGCTGGCAAAAGGGATGGGAGATCATCACGAGGCTCGGCGGCAACGCCAGGACGTTTACGACAGGCAGCAATGAGGCCGTCAAGGATGTCAGCACCGGCCAGGCGGCATATGCCCTCGCCATAGATTTCTATGCCTACACGCAGATGAACGCCGTGGGCGAGGACAAAATCGGATATATCGTCCCGAAAGGATGTGTGGTCTATAACGCCGATTCGATCGCCATCCTCAAGGGCGCGCCTCATCTCGATCTGGCTCAAAAGTTCGTCCAGTTCGTGATGTCAGAGCGCGGACAGAAACTGTGGATGCTTAAACCCGGCGATCCGGAAGGGCCGGAGAAATTCAGCCTCTTCAGATCCAGCGTCATCCCCTCGCTCTACGACGAGCTAGCCGGAAGAACGGTCATAAGGATCAACCCCTTCAAAACCGAGAGCATATTCCAATACGATGCCGAAAAGGGCGGTATCAGATGGACCCTTGTCAACGACCTGATCGGCGCCATGATCATAGACACACATGACGAACTCGTCCAGGCATGGAAGGCGATTATAAAGGGAGGAATGAGGGAAAAGGCGCTTGAAGAGTTGGTCAGATGTCCGATAACTGAGGACGAAGCCATGAAGCTGGCAAGGGAGAAATGGAAGGATCAAGCCTTCCGGAACACCAAGATAACTGAGTGGACGAATTTCGCCCGCGAAAAGTACGCCAAGGCCCAGAAACTGGCCGAGACACCGTAA
- a CDS encoding divergent polysaccharide deacetylase family protein: MMRERIAITIIIIGLVLIGCGAVYDLAARVHNHTGSVGGYLPQPETSPIPPMISIIIDDMGRSTEAFERLVNLKAPITLSFLPGLPFTKEQSVKAKAMGFDVMLHLPMEPLGYPQVNPGKLAVLCEMSDSQIERTIETAIKLVPAAIGVDNHMGSKATEDERVMRSVLSVLKRHKLFFVDSLTTNRSIGYKLARHLGVPTARNDLFIDNLRNTDAVTKYLDRLADIARRRGYAIGIGHPYPETISALERDIPKLRKNGIGFVGVSELVR; this comes from the coding sequence ATGATGAGGGAGAGAATAGCCATAACGATCATCATAATCGGACTTGTGCTCATAGGATGCGGGGCCGTCTACGACCTCGCCGCCAGAGTCCATAACCACACCGGTAGCGTGGGAGGGTATCTCCCTCAACCGGAGACCTCACCTATTCCTCCGATGATATCGATTATAATCGATGATATGGGACGAAGCACGGAAGCGTTTGAGAGGCTTGTAAATCTGAAAGCGCCGATCACCCTCTCCTTCCTCCCAGGCTTGCCCTTCACCAAGGAGCAATCGGTCAAGGCTAAGGCGATGGGATTCGATGTGATGTTGCACCTGCCGATGGAACCCCTGGGATATCCACAGGTAAACCCCGGGAAACTGGCGGTGCTGTGTGAGATGAGCGATTCGCAGATCGAAAGGACGATCGAGACGGCCATAAAATTAGTGCCTGCAGCGATAGGCGTTGACAATCACATGGGCTCTAAAGCGACGGAGGATGAGCGGGTCATGAGGTCAGTGTTAAGCGTTTTGAAAAGACATAAGCTTTTCTTCGTGGACTCGTTGACCACAAATCGCTCCATCGGATACAAACTCGCCAGACATCTGGGGGTGCCGACGGCGCGTAACGACCTGTTCATAGATAACCTCAGAAACACCGATGCCGTAACCAAATATCTCGACAGATTGGCCGATATAGCGCGAAGAAGGGGATACGCGATCGGAATCGGTCATCCATACCCGGAAACGATATCAGCGCTTGAAAGGGATATACCGAAGCTGAGGAAAAACGGGATCGGATTTGTGGGGGTCTCAGAGTTGGTGAGATGA
- a CDS encoding Gfo/Idh/MocA family oxidoreductase translates to MDLRVSVIGSGRWGKNLVSKFHSLGVLHLVYGHRNRDMLRQQCNARFSEDIDRIIGESDAVVVAAPPAAHYELSRKVLEAGRDLFVEKPVTLSVDEAITLARLADERGRVMLVGHILCYGSGFDALSSLPGEPIGGEACFLKTSTPEKLLNPYWNFGVHMIALGVALGVPAGKMQVKADDKADVNRRTFTLRTRESSGREHELTWDFLDPKNQTDILMMECQHFLDCIRSRERPRTDGWHAVEVMKRLVDISPDYRKKG, encoded by the coding sequence ATGGATCTCAGGGTTTCCGTTATCGGTTCCGGAAGATGGGGCAAAAACCTCGTCTCCAAGTTTCACTCCTTAGGCGTGCTTCACCTGGTCTACGGGCATCGGAACAGGGATATGCTTCGTCAACAGTGTAACGCCCGCTTCAGCGAGGATATCGATCGGATCATAGGGGAGAGCGATGCGGTGGTCGTGGCCGCTCCTCCGGCCGCGCATTATGAGCTGAGCCGGAAGGTGCTGGAAGCCGGCAGGGATCTCTTCGTGGAAAAGCCCGTAACCCTCTCGGTCGATGAAGCGATTACCCTGGCAAGGCTTGCGGACGAGAGGGGACGGGTTATGTTGGTCGGTCATATCCTGTGCTATGGCTCCGGCTTCGATGCCTTGAGTTCACTTCCCGGAGAGCCGATCGGTGGGGAAGCATGTTTCCTGAAAACCTCCACGCCGGAGAAGCTGCTGAACCCCTATTGGAATTTCGGCGTGCATATGATCGCCCTGGGAGTCGCTTTAGGGGTTCCGGCGGGGAAAATGCAGGTGAAGGCCGATGATAAGGCGGACGTGAACCGCCGAACCTTTACCCTTCGCACGAGGGAATCCAGCGGGAGGGAGCATGAGCTGACGTGGGATTTTCTCGATCCCAAAAATCAGACCGATATCCTCATGATGGAGTGTCAACATTTCCTGGATTGTATCCGTTCACGTGAGAGACCTCGAACCGACGGATGGCACGCCGTTGAGGTGATGAAAAGGCTGGTTGATATCAGTCCGGATTACAGAAAAAAGGGGTGA
- a CDS encoding sugar ABC transporter permease, with protein MLDKIGGKVSDRALKWIFLIPTFLLLLFIVIFPLIWSLGLSFCDYNAARGGSPRFVGLANYRHILSSREVWERFAITGKYVALAVLGEFIIGFTLALLLNREFYGKGLITTLFLLPMMFSPVVIGTFFRLMLDANWGIVDYLLHKLGLPKIAWTSSPKFAIYSLVICDVWIWTPFMLLMSLAGLSTVPRYLYEAAEIDRASWWFKFRYITLPHIAPLLILALLFRSMDALRFFDKVYVLTGGGPGEITQTVPYYIYKVAFSYWRTGESCALAYILVIMIIGLSSIYIHYLNRLSAR; from the coding sequence ATGCTGGATAAAATCGGTGGGAAGGTTAGCGATAGAGCGTTGAAATGGATCTTCCTGATACCAACTTTCCTTCTCCTTCTCTTCATCGTTATCTTCCCCTTGATATGGTCCCTGGGATTGAGCTTCTGCGATTATAACGCCGCCAGAGGCGGCTCGCCTAGGTTCGTGGGTCTTGCCAATTACAGACATATTCTCTCATCGAGAGAGGTTTGGGAAAGATTCGCCATAACCGGCAAGTATGTTGCCTTGGCCGTCCTCGGGGAATTCATAATCGGCTTCACGCTGGCCCTGCTTTTGAACAGGGAGTTTTACGGCAAGGGGCTCATCACGACCCTCTTCCTTCTGCCGATGATGTTTTCCCCGGTGGTGATAGGGACGTTCTTCAGACTTATGCTCGATGCTAACTGGGGGATAGTGGATTATCTCCTCCATAAACTCGGCCTGCCCAAGATCGCCTGGACGAGCAGCCCGAAGTTCGCCATCTATTCCCTCGTGATATGCGACGTTTGGATTTGGACGCCTTTCATGTTGTTGATGTCATTGGCGGGGCTTTCGACCGTGCCGAGATATCTCTATGAGGCGGCCGAGATCGACAGGGCGTCGTGGTGGTTTAAGTTCAGATATATCACCCTACCGCACATCGCGCCTCTCCTGATCCTGGCTCTTCTCTTCAGGAGCATGGACGCGTTGAGATTCTTCGACAAGGTATATGTGTTGACCGGGGGAGGCCCCGGGGAGATAACACAGACCGTCCCCTACTACATCTATAAGGTCGCTTTCTCCTACTGGCGCACGGGCGAGTCGTGCGCCCTGGCCTACATCCTGGTGATAATGATCATAGGCCTAAGCTCCATCTACATCCACTATCTCAATAGACTCAGCGCGAGGTGA
- a CDS encoding carbohydrate ABC transporter permease, whose translation MSFKNKEKLIRLMITILLSILVVIYLFPVYWMVSTATKTRIDALSIPPKWIYKPTFIHFKRIFSSEGGTSFPHQLFNSFLVSFISTGLVVLIGSLSAYVFSRFELKGKDDLLFFILSTRMLPPIVVIIPLVVMYRTIGLFDTRLGLVIAYTVFNLAFAVWMMKSFIDEIPREYEEAAMIDGYSRFQAFFKFILPEMRTGMVATAIFSLIMSWNEFSFALLLTADRARTAPPSIAQSMGTSGTNWGHIAAGSLLMVIPVVIFTFLLRKHLLRGFTFGVIKE comes from the coding sequence ATGAGCTTCAAAAATAAGGAGAAGCTTATAAGGCTAATGATAACGATATTGCTTTCAATCCTGGTGGTGATCTACCTCTTCCCGGTCTACTGGATGGTCTCAACAGCGACGAAGACCAGGATAGATGCCCTATCCATCCCCCCCAAATGGATATACAAACCGACCTTCATACATTTCAAGAGGATCTTTTCAAGTGAGGGCGGAACCTCCTTCCCACACCAGCTCTTTAACAGCTTTCTCGTATCCTTCATCAGCACCGGGTTGGTGGTGCTCATAGGATCGCTCTCGGCCTACGTCTTTTCGAGGTTCGAGCTTAAAGGGAAGGACGATCTCCTCTTTTTCATTCTATCGACGAGGATGCTGCCGCCTATAGTGGTGATAATACCGCTGGTGGTGATGTACAGGACGATAGGGCTTTTCGATACCAGGTTGGGGCTTGTGATCGCCTATACCGTTTTCAACCTCGCGTTCGCCGTCTGGATGATGAAGAGCTTTATAGACGAAATACCCAGGGAGTATGAGGAGGCGGCGATGATAGACGGGTATTCCCGCTTCCAGGCCTTCTTCAAGTTTATCCTGCCGGAGATGCGCACCGGCATGGTAGCAACGGCCATATTCAGCCTGATAATGTCGTGGAACGAGTTCAGCTTCGCCCTGCTCCTGACCGCCGACAGGGCCAGGACGGCTCCTCCCTCTATAGCGCAATCGATGGGCACATCAGGGACTAACTGGGGTCATATCGCCGCCGGATCGCTTCTAATGGTCATTCCCGTTGTGATCTTCACCTTCCTGCTGCGTAAGCATCTGCTGAGGGGATTCACCTTCGGCGTGATAAAGGAGTGA
- a CDS encoding iron ABC transporter permease: MFRGLERRYDLTPSTALFLLLLVIFFGVFLIYPLLYIFKESFWINGRFDLTYFKLILTDETQRECILNSFKIGFAATILTTLLSMPLAYVLVRYDFVGRGLLQGLVLVPMIMPPFVGAIGMKQLFARYGSVNQILINLGLMNPKAPVDWFAGGFWGVVILETLHLYPIMYLNIAAALANVDPSLEEAAENLGATRLKLFRTITFPLMLPGYFAGAIIVFIWAFTDLGTPLMFDYRKTIPVQIFDRVKDISVNPMGYALVVLVIFLTMAAFYVSKRFLGTRRYEMLSRGHVAARERKVGVSGTILIYLFIVGVILVALMPHISVFLTSLTPNAGEWFMTVLPESYTIKHYVSVFTHQNTMTSIKNSFKYSLLSTVADVILGVIIAYILTRKRIPGRDILDATAMLPLALPGIVLAFGYVGSFAGTPIDPRGNPTVLLVISYAVRRLPYMIRSAYAGFQQTSVALEEASLNLGASPLRTLYKITLPLVMANLVAGGILAFSFAMLEVSDSLILAMQARYYPITKAIYDLAQRLEDGPYIASAMGMLGMILLTVSLVMAGRFLGRRMGELFRA, translated from the coding sequence ATGTTCCGAGGTCTTGAACGCAGATATGATCTGACGCCGAGCACAGCTTTATTCCTGCTGTTGCTGGTGATCTTCTTCGGGGTTTTTCTCATATATCCCCTCCTCTACATCTTCAAGGAGTCCTTCTGGATAAACGGTCGATTCGATCTGACCTATTTCAAGCTGATCCTCACCGATGAGACGCAAAGGGAGTGTATTCTCAACAGCTTCAAGATAGGATTCGCCGCCACCATCCTGACGACCCTTTTGAGCATGCCTCTGGCATACGTGCTGGTGCGTTACGATTTCGTCGGCAGGGGGCTCTTACAGGGTCTTGTCCTGGTTCCCATGATCATGCCTCCTTTTGTGGGCGCTATTGGGATGAAACAACTATTCGCCAGATACGGCAGCGTCAACCAGATCCTGATAAACCTGGGTCTTATGAACCCAAAAGCTCCCGTGGACTGGTTCGCGGGAGGGTTCTGGGGCGTCGTGATCCTCGAGACCCTGCATCTGTATCCGATCATGTATCTCAACATCGCAGCGGCACTGGCCAACGTCGACCCCTCCTTGGAGGAGGCGGCTGAAAACCTGGGTGCAACAAGACTCAAGTTGTTCAGGACGATCACCTTTCCTCTGATGCTCCCCGGATATTTCGCCGGCGCGATAATCGTCTTCATATGGGCCTTCACCGATCTGGGAACCCCGCTGATGTTCGACTACAGAAAGACGATCCCCGTTCAGATCTTCGATAGGGTCAAGGATATAAGCGTCAATCCGATGGGATACGCCCTTGTGGTGCTGGTCATATTTCTGACCATGGCCGCCTTTTACGTGTCGAAGCGATTTCTGGGGACTAGAAGATACGAGATGCTCTCCCGCGGACATGTCGCTGCCCGCGAGAGGAAGGTGGGTGTATCGGGGACGATACTGATCTATCTTTTCATCGTCGGCGTGATACTGGTAGCCTTGATGCCCCACATAAGCGTCTTCCTGACATCTCTGACCCCGAATGCCGGAGAATGGTTCATGACGGTTCTGCCCGAAAGCTACACCATCAAGCACTACGTCAGCGTCTTCACCCACCAGAACACGATGACGAGCATCAAGAACAGCTTTAAATACAGCCTTTTGAGCACCGTAGCTGATGTAATCCTGGGCGTCATCATCGCCTACATTCTAACGCGCAAGAGGATCCCCGGACGGGATATCCTGGATGCCACAGCTATGCTTCCGCTGGCCCTCCCCGGCATAGTCCTGGCCTTCGGATACGTCGGGAGCTTCGCCGGGACGCCGATAGACCCTCGGGGCAATCCAACCGTTCTGCTTGTGATAAGCTACGCCGTCAGGCGTCTGCCCTATATGATCCGCTCGGCTTACGCCGGATTCCAGCAGACCAGTGTCGCTCTCGAAGAGGCATCGCTGAATCTGGGCGCTTCGCCTCTGAGAACGCTGTATAAGATCACCTTGCCGCTCGTGATGGCAAATCTGGTGGCAGGTGGTATACTCGCCTTTTCATTCGCTATGCTGGAGGTGAGCGACAGCCTCATCCTGGCGATGCAGGCGAGGTATTATCCTATAACCAAAGCGATATACGATCTCGCCCAGAGGCTTGAGGACGGGCCATACATCGCAAGCGCGATGGGGATGTTGGGTATGATACTGCTGACCGTAAGTCTGGTTATGGCCGGCAGGTTCCTGGGCAGACGGATGGGAGAGCTGTTCAGAGCATGA
- a CDS encoding GAF domain-containing protein: MSCWKVRDCRQTECEGYGRKMDFCWFSNSSCDRGGDISFKERFSKYCLECDLFSRYLEEKIGGPVEVLNLIRDIVGRINRCDTTLEDAYFRLQHLSEKLSQLYELSDLMLSSLNVDRVLYIILTAVTSGQALGLNRAFLFIVDDEEKRLKGKMAVGPIDLNEASRIWSELSSRPMSIQEIVEEYEKRPPTEQNRAINEIIQGISIPLDQTDSVLTRSIIEKASFNNIKVEECSERDRELMGKLGSTMITVVPLLTRDKAIGALMVDNFVTNRPVTDEDLELLKLYANYAALAIVNASLYESLEKRMRELEEAYDTLQQQEKQLIESEKFAAMGKMAASIAHEIKNPLVSIGGFARLVYRKVEDQASKESLQIVINETVRLENLLQNILSFARPPEPKLERKDVNQLVSTIVPLVQQEVQELESEIEIELDLYPGKIEVEFDEGLIKQVLLNLCRNAVQAMPDGGKLSIKTGIRGNFAQIVVSDTGVGIPKHLLNSLFTPFFTTKSTGTGLGLAVAKQVVVKHGGFIDVESEENAGSTFTVNLPMERRDEAQKTDSSILDPRYDNVPGMRG; the protein is encoded by the coding sequence ATGAGCTGCTGGAAGGTTCGAGACTGCAGACAAACGGAGTGTGAGGGATATGGAAGGAAAATGGACTTCTGTTGGTTCTCGAATTCAAGTTGCGATAGAGGAGGGGATATCTCCTTCAAGGAGAGGTTCTCCAAATACTGCCTGGAGTGTGATCTATTTTCGAGATACCTTGAGGAAAAGATAGGCGGCCCGGTGGAGGTTTTGAATTTGATCAGGGATATCGTCGGCCGAATCAACAGATGTGACACCACGCTTGAGGACGCTTATTTCAGATTGCAGCATCTCTCCGAGAAGCTCTCTCAATTATATGAGCTCAGCGACCTGATGTTGAGCTCCCTCAACGTCGATAGGGTCCTCTACATCATCCTCACGGCGGTCACCTCGGGTCAGGCGTTAGGGCTGAACAGGGCCTTCCTGTTCATCGTCGATGATGAGGAGAAAAGGCTTAAGGGCAAAATGGCCGTTGGACCGATAGACCTCAACGAAGCCAGCAGGATATGGTCTGAGCTGAGCTCAAGGCCCATGAGCATTCAGGAGATAGTGGAGGAGTATGAAAAACGCCCGCCTACCGAGCAGAATAGAGCTATAAACGAGATCATCCAGGGCATCTCCATACCATTGGACCAAACCGATTCAGTCCTGACGAGATCCATCATAGAGAAAGCCAGTTTCAACAATATAAAGGTTGAGGAATGTTCGGAACGGGACAGAGAGCTAATGGGAAAACTCGGCAGCACGATGATAACGGTTGTGCCGCTTCTCACCCGCGATAAAGCTATAGGTGCGCTGATGGTCGATAACTTCGTCACAAACCGTCCCGTCACCGATGAGGATCTGGAACTCCTCAAGCTCTACGCCAATTACGCCGCCCTGGCTATAGTGAACGCCTCGCTGTATGAGAGCCTCGAAAAACGGATGAGGGAGCTGGAGGAAGCCTACGATACACTGCAGCAACAGGAGAAGCAGCTTATAGAATCGGAGAAATTCGCCGCCATGGGCAAGATGGCGGCCAGCATAGCACACGAGATCAAGAACCCTCTCGTCTCGATAGGGGGATTTGCCAGATTGGTATACAGAAAGGTAGAGGATCAGGCCAGCAAGGAGTCGCTTCAAATCGTCATCAACGAGACCGTTCGGCTGGAAAATCTGCTGCAAAATATACTCTCCTTCGCCCGACCGCCCGAACCTAAACTTGAAAGAAAAGACGTAAATCAGCTCGTCTCAACCATTGTGCCTCTGGTCCAGCAGGAGGTGCAGGAACTGGAAAGTGAGATAGAGATAGAGCTCGATCTATACCCCGGCAAAATCGAGGTGGAATTCGACGAGGGGTTGATCAAGCAGGTACTTTTGAATCTCTGCAGAAATGCCGTCCAGGCCATGCCTGACGGTGGAAAACTGTCCATTAAAACCGGTATCAGGGGCAATTTCGCCCAGATCGTGGTATCCGATACCGGCGTCGGAATCCCGAAGCATCTGCTTAACTCGCTCTTCACCCCCTTCTTCACCACCAAAAGCACCGGAACCGGTCTCGGCTTGGCCGTGGCCAAACAGGTGGTCGTTAAACACGGCGGGTTTATAGACGTGGAGAGCGAGGAAAACGCCGGAAGCACATTTACGGTTAACCTTCCGATGGAGAGGAGAGATGAAGCTCAGAAAACTGATAGTTCTATCCTTGACCCTCGCTATGATAACGTCCCTGGGATGCGGGGGTAA
- the amrS gene encoding AmmeMemoRadiSam system radical SAM enzyme, whose translation MTRREFLRLSSACPLLISLGEVALAGGKGVNLADGKHVFVTKEAMFYEKLPNERIKCVLCPRECVIGDRERGWCGVRENHKGIYYTLVYGNPCAVHVDPIEKKPFYHFLPATTAFSISTAGCNFNCKYCQNWEISQRRPEQTDNVYLPPEDVVRYARQNGCRSIAYTYAEPTVFYEYMYDTARVGRQEGIKNVVVSAGYINQKPLEQLCETVDAIKIDLKAFRDKFYREICSGQLQPVLNTIKTIKRKGIWLEIVDLVVPTLNDTVEEFHDLASWVMDELGPDVPLHFSRFYPMYQLKSLPPTPMGTLEKAREEAMKVGLRYVYLGNISPTHKANNTYCPNCGRLLIQRMGFFVVKNNVVGGKCKYCGWEIPGVWS comes from the coding sequence ATGACGCGCAGGGAGTTCCTCAGGCTCTCCTCCGCCTGTCCGCTTTTGATCTCCCTCGGTGAGGTCGCCCTCGCCGGAGGGAAAGGCGTAAACCTTGCTGACGGGAAACATGTATTCGTCACTAAGGAGGCGATGTTCTACGAGAAGCTGCCCAACGAGCGGATCAAATGCGTGCTTTGCCCAAGGGAGTGTGTTATAGGTGATAGAGAACGGGGATGGTGCGGCGTTCGCGAAAACCATAAGGGTATATATTACACGCTGGTATACGGAAATCCATGCGCCGTGCATGTCGATCCCATAGAGAAGAAACCCTTTTATCATTTCCTTCCGGCTACGACCGCATTTTCGATCTCCACCGCCGGATGCAACTTCAACTGTAAGTACTGTCAGAACTGGGAGATATCCCAGCGCCGGCCTGAACAGACGGATAACGTCTATCTCCCGCCCGAAGACGTGGTTCGATACGCCAGGCAGAACGGATGCAGATCCATAGCCTACACGTATGCCGAGCCGACCGTCTTCTACGAATATATGTATGACACCGCTCGAGTGGGACGGCAGGAGGGGATCAAGAACGTCGTGGTCAGTGCCGGATACATAAACCAGAAACCGCTTGAGCAGCTTTGCGAGACGGTGGATGCCATCAAGATAGACCTCAAAGCCTTCAGGGATAAGTTCTACCGCGAGATATGCAGCGGTCAGCTACAACCGGTTTTGAACACGATAAAAACCATAAAGCGGAAGGGGATATGGCTTGAGATAGTCGATCTCGTCGTGCCCACTTTGAACGATACGGTGGAGGAGTTCCATGATCTCGCAAGCTGGGTGATGGACGAGCTGGGGCCGGATGTGCCGCTTCATTTCTCCAGGTTCTATCCGATGTATCAGCTCAAAAGCCTTCCGCCTACGCCAATGGGCACGCTGGAAAAGGCGCGGGAGGAGGCGATGAAGGTCGGCCTCAGATATGTGTATCTGGGGAACATATCCCCCACCCATAAGGCCAATAACACCTATTGTCCGAACTGCGGCAGACTTCTCATACAGAGGATGGGGTTCTTCGTGGTCAAGAACAACGTGGTGGGCGGCAAATGCAAATACTGCGGCTGGGAGATACCGGGGGTGTGGAGTTAA